A genomic segment from Fundulus heteroclitus isolate FHET01 chromosome 6, MU-UCD_Fhet_4.1, whole genome shotgun sequence encodes:
- the gadd45aa gene encoding growth arrest and DNA-damage-inducible, alpha, a isoform X1, with amino-acid sequence MHNMTFEELSGDYSQERMDTVAKALEEVLTSALPQGCITVGVYEAAKSLNVDPDNVVLCILATDEDDVKDVALQIHFTLIQAFCCENDINILRVNNTHRLAQILGGGKQSGGEPMDLHCVLVTSPHSPSWKDPALSKLSLFCRESRCMDQWVPIINLPER; translated from the exons ATGCACAACATGACATTTGAGGAACTAAGTGGGGATTATTCTCAAGAAAG AATGGATACAGTGGCGAAAGCCTTGGAAGAAGTCCTCACCTCTGCCTTGCCACAGGGCTGCATTACGGTCGGGGTCTACGAGGCGGCCAAGTCCCTCAACGT AGACCCTGACAATGTGGTGCTGTGCATCTTGGCCACTGATGAGGACGACGTTAAGGACGTGGCCCTGCAGATCCACTTTACGCTCATCCAGGCTTTCTGCTGCGAGAACGACATCAACATCCTGAGAGTGAACAACACCCACCGCCTGGCACAGATCCTGGGAGGAGGGAAACAGAGTGGGGGTGAACCTATGGACCTGCACTGCGTCCTTGTCACT AGCCCTCACTCCCCGTCGTGGAAGGACCCTGCTCTGAGCAAGCTCAGCCTGTTCTGCAGAGAGAGCCGCTGCATGGATCAGTGGGTTCCCATCATCAACCTACCGGAGCGATGA
- the gadd45aa gene encoding growth arrest and DNA-damage-inducible, alpha, a isoform X2 produces MDTVAKALEEVLTSALPQGCITVGVYEAAKSLNVDPDNVVLCILATDEDDVKDVALQIHFTLIQAFCCENDINILRVNNTHRLAQILGGGKQSGGEPMDLHCVLVTSPHSPSWKDPALSKLSLFCRESRCMDQWVPIINLPER; encoded by the exons ATGGATACAGTGGCGAAAGCCTTGGAAGAAGTCCTCACCTCTGCCTTGCCACAGGGCTGCATTACGGTCGGGGTCTACGAGGCGGCCAAGTCCCTCAACGT AGACCCTGACAATGTGGTGCTGTGCATCTTGGCCACTGATGAGGACGACGTTAAGGACGTGGCCCTGCAGATCCACTTTACGCTCATCCAGGCTTTCTGCTGCGAGAACGACATCAACATCCTGAGAGTGAACAACACCCACCGCCTGGCACAGATCCTGGGAGGAGGGAAACAGAGTGGGGGTGAACCTATGGACCTGCACTGCGTCCTTGTCACT AGCCCTCACTCCCCGTCGTGGAAGGACCCTGCTCTGAGCAAGCTCAGCCTGTTCTGCAGAGAGAGCCGCTGCATGGATCAGTGGGTTCCCATCATCAACCTACCGGAGCGATGA
- the gng12a gene encoding guanine nucleotide-binding protein G(I)/G(S)/G(O) subunit gamma-12a, giving the protein MSSKAQGSNNLNQARQAVQQLRLEAKKPRIKVSVASQDLVNFCNQHYKSDPLLVGIPASENPFKEKKSCTIL; this is encoded by the exons ATGTCTTCAAAGGCTCAGGGCTCCAATAACCTGAACCAGGCCCGGCAGGCCGTACAGCAGCTGAGACTAGAGGCGAAAAAACCCAGGATTaag GTCTCCGTAGCCTCTCAAGACCTCGTGAATTTCTGCAACCAGCATTACAAATCCGACCCCCTGCTGGTCGGCATCCCTGCGTCAGAGAACCCTTtcaaggaaaaaaagtcctgcaCTATATTGTAG